The following is a genomic window from Butyricimonas faecihominis.
TTACGGGACGTGAACATGGCAGAAGATGTCGTGCAGGATTTTTTCTTTTCCATTTGGAATAATAAAGTTTACTTGAATTTCTTCCCTTCTACTTTGGCCTCTTTGCTTTACGTGTCTGTGCGTAACCGTTGTCTGAACCGGATGGATAAGCAAGATGTTTTTCATCATGCTGTGGACTTGGACCACGTGGATTTAGCTTTCGAAGAGTATAATGAGAATCATGACGCCATCGTGTCGAAGGTGTTGGACGAGATTGCGTTATTACCCGAAAGAAGTCGGGATGTCGTGAACGGGGTGTTTGTCGAGGGATTGAAATACCGGGAAGTGGCCGAGCGTTACGGGATCTCAGTTTCCACGGTAAAAACATTGCTGGGTCTCTCGGTTAAGAAATTGAGAGAGCGATTGAATGAGGAGTTATTCGCAGGATTCCTGTTATTTTTCTGTACTCGAAAATAAAATTTAAAAATTTTTCAAAAATCTATTAGACCTTTTTTAATGTTTCCGGTACTATTGATGAAAAATAGTATGATTTATGCGAAATGGTTTATTAGATCAAGAAACGGAAGAGCGCTTGCTGGCTTATTTCAACGGGGAGTTGGATGAGGAAGGGCGTTTTGCCGTGGAGCAATGGTTGAACGATAGTCCGGAAAATAAGAAGGTCTATCATCAACTGGAAAAAGATGCCTTATTTATTCGTTGGGCGAATCGGGAACAGAAAGTTCACGTGGAGGATAGAGAAGCAATGCTATTTCGACAGATTCGCCGGGCAAAGATTCGGAAAATCGGGTTTCGGGTGGCGGCCTCCGTGGCTGTTCTGGTGGCATTGGGTGGCGTGTATCTGTTTATGTCAACTCCGGCTAAAGAGAATATGCTGGCGGAAAATACACCGATCATACGAGCGAATTATCCACAGGCTCGATTGGTCCTTTCTACCGGAGAAGTTATTGATCTGACGAAAAATACAGATAATATCGTGGAAAAGGATGGTTCCGTGGTGGCGATCGACACGAATAAGGCACTCGTGTATAATCAATCGGGAAACGTGGAAACCGAGAAACCGATATATAACAAGGTTATCGTTCCTCGTGGGGGGGAGTTCTTCCTGACGCTTTCTGACGGGACAGGGGTGTGGTTGAACGCGGAGTCAGAATTGGAATATCCGGTAAAGTTCACTTCGGGAGAGCGTCATGTGAAATTAAAAGGAGAGGCTTATTTTAGTGTAAAGAAGGATACTACAAAACCTTTCTTTGTCACTTCCGGGGCCTATCGTTTACGGGTATATGGTACCGAGTTCAATATGAATACCTACCATAAAGAACGGATTCAAGTGGTGCTGGTAAACGGGGCTGTTGGCTTCCGGGCAAATGCTTCGACCCCGGAGCGGAGGCTGAAACCGAATCAACTGGGAGAGGCCAACGAGATCACGGGGGAGGTTGAAATTAAAGATGTGGATGTATATTCCTATATTGCTTGGAAGAATCAGGATGTGGTGTTCGTGAACGAAAGGCTGGAATCCATCATGGAAAAAATTGAACGCTGGTATGATGTGAGCGTCTTTTTCCAGAATGATTCATTGAAAGATGTCAGGTTCTACGGGAACGTGCAGCGCTATGCTGATATTCGGGATTTGTTGTTCTTCTTGGAGAAGACATCGGATGTGCATTTCAGCGTGAAAGATCGAACGATTATTGTTAGCAATAAATAAAAAACGGAGAGTTGTGGCGACTCTCCGGAGATTGTAATAACCAGTAACCGCCTTCTTGCAAAAGGTCGTTACCATGTTTAACATAAAATTTGTAAACAAAGTTATGAAAAAAAAGAAAGGATCGTGCTATTTCTTTGGGAAAGCACGAGAAAAAGTTTGGCAAATGATGAAATTACGAATGGTTTTGATCATTTTTCTCGTAGGTTTGACCTCTTTACCAACCATGGCACAAGATCAAACCGTTACGTTAAAATTGACGGATGTGAATCTGTACGAATTGTTTGATGCAATTCGAAAACAGACGGGGTTACGTTTTCTTTATAATGCGGAACAGATGAAAGAAGTTCCTAAGGTAAGCGTTGATGTGAAAAACAAGAAGGTGAAGGATGTTTTGACAGAAGTGTTAACAGGAACTCCTCTTACGTTTGAGTATAACAAAGGGGTAGTAACACTGAAAGAAAGAAAAGCGACGGAAAAACCTCAAGTGAAGTTAATAACGATAACTGGTCGTGTTGTTGATGAAAAAGGGAATCCGATTCCTGGAGCAACCGTTTTAATTCAAGGAACAACACAAGGAGTGGCAACAGATGTTGAGGGTGCATATACGATTAATGTTCGTCCTGATGATGCATTGAGGGTTTCTTTTATTGGTTATAAGACGGAAGTGGTTGAAATTAAAGGGAAAACAAAGATAAATATACGGTTAAATCCGACTGCTGAAAATATTGAGGAAGTGACAGTCGTTGCCTTTGGGGAACAGAAAAAAGAGAGTGTGGTTGCAGCTATTACAACAGTGAACCCAGAGGCGTTGAGATCATCGAGTAGCGATCTTACAACTCAATTTGCTGGTAAAATTCCCGGTATGATTGCATGGCAGACAGGTGGTCTTCCAGGAGCTTTGACAGAAGAAGAAATGAATACGAAGTTTTACATTCGTGGTATAACATCTTTTCAGTCAAGGGCAAATATAGATCCTCTAATTTTGATTGATGGAGTAGAATCTTCTAAATTGGATTTAGCTCGTATCGCACCTGAAGATATAGAATCTTTTAGTGTCATGAAAGATGCTTCTGCTACAGCGATGTATGGGGCTCGTGGAGCTAATGGTGTGATTTTGGTTACAACGAAAAAAGGTGAAGAGGGATCAGTGTATACTTCATTACGTTATGAGGCTATTGCATCTATGCCAACACGTGAAATAGAGGTGGTAGATCCTGTTACTTATATGAAAATGTATAATCAGGCAATTATGACTCGTAATCCTAATGCAACTCCAGAATATAGTGTAGAGCGTATAGAGAGAACGAATAATCCTAACTATCCATCATTTGTTTATCCTGCCAATGATTGGTATAAGATTCTTTTTAAAGATTATTCTATAAATCATCATATGGGTTTGAATATTCGTGGTGGTTCGAGGGTTATTCAGTATTATGCTTCCCTTAATTATATTCGTGACGAAGGGATGTTGAAAACAGAAAAATTAAATCAATTTGATTGTAATGTGAAGAATAATACAATGACATTCAGGGCAAACTTAAATATTGATTTAAGTGCGGGAATTAGGTTATTGCTTTCTTCTTCTGCTTCTCTTGATAAATATCATGGTCCATTGCAAAATGTTCAGGATATTTATTATCAAGCTTTTACGGCAAGTCCTGTTAATTTTGCCGTAATTTATCCTGCTGATGAAACTTATAATTGGCCGCATATTCGTTTTGGTATGTCAGCAGCGGGAGGAAATAATCCTTACATGAATCTTCATAAAGGATATATGGATCGTAGTCGGTATTCAGCTACAGTTCGTGCAGAATATATTCAAAATTTGTCACAGTTGCTTAAAGGTTTAGAAGTTCGTGCTAGTGTTTCTTTAAATAGGACGGGATATTATACAACACCTTTCCAAACGAAACCTTTTCTTTATCGTTTAGATTCGTATGATTTTGAAACAGGGAAGCATAAACTTTATCCATTAAATGCAGTGACTGCAGAGAGAACATTAAGTGCCGTGAGAGGAGATGATACTCAAGCAACGCAAACTACATACGAGATTCGAGGATTACATACAGCGGCATGGGGAGAGCATCAGACAAGTTTGACAGGTGTTTTTAATATGCAAGAATCAACGGGTTCTCCTGTGGCAGGTGTTTTAGAGGCAATTCCTCACCGAAATATGGGATTGGCTATGCGAGGGACTTATGGTTTTCGTGATCGTTATTTTTTAGAAGCTAGTTTTGGATATAATGGATCAGAACGTTTTGACAAAGGGCATCAATGGGGATTTTTTCCAGCTGTAGGAATGGCATGGATTGCATCAAAAGAAAATTTTTTAGCAGGGGCTTCTAAATGGTTATCCTTTTTGAAGTTTAGACTTTCTTGGGGGGAAGTGGGGAACGATGGAATTATCTCTTCTCCTCGTTTTACACATTTACCAACGCTTTCTCTTGAAACTGTAACAGATCCCCGTCCCAATAGGGGTAATTTTGATAGAGATAGGTTAGTGTCTTATCCTAATAGTAAGATCAAGTGGGAAATTGCAGAACAAGTGAATTTAGGTATTGAAACAAAATTATTTAATGGGTTGTTTGAGGTAAATGCTGATATTTACCAGGAAATACGTCATAATATTATTGACTATAGAATAACAATGCCAGCGACAGTTGGATTGGAAAAATATCAATTAGCAAATGTAGGGAAAGCTCGTTCGAGGGGAATAGATTTATCAGGTAAAATTCAACACGCTTTTAGTAATGATTTTTGGATAATATTAAACGGAACTTTTACGTATAGTAAAGCAGTTTATCTGGAAATAGAAGAAGCTATAGATAAACCATCTTGGCAACGTAAAAAGGGAAAGGAAATATCACAATCAATAGGTTATATTGCGGAGGGATTATTTCAAGATCAAGCGGAAATTGATAATTCACCGGTTCAAGGTGGAGATATAATGCCAGGAGATATTCGTTATAGAGATTTAAATGAGGATGGTGTGATAGACGTTCGAGATGCAACGTATATAGGGTTTCCTGAAACACCACGAGTGATTTATGGATTTAGTGGTTTTATTAATTATAAAAATTTCGAATTTAATTTTGCTTTTCAAGGATCGGGTAAACGAGGATTTTTTATGGATCCGATGCAAATCAATCCTTTTGTGGGAGATAGGGCAATGTTGAAAGAGATTTATAATGACCACTGGAGTGAAGATAACATGAAAGAACACCCTTTCTGGCCTCGTCTTTCTACTCAGTCCATAAATGTTCATAATCCTCAGGAAAATTGGGCGGCATCAAAGGAAGTTCGAAAAAGTACCTATTTTATGCGTGAATGTAGTTTCTTGCGTTGTACATCAATTGAATTGGCATACAATATGCCTCAACGATTGATGCAAAAAATTAAGATGCAGAATTTGAAATTTTACGCTCGCGTTAATAATCCATTTATAATTTCAAATTTTAAAATATGGGATGTTGAATTAGGTAATAGTGGGTTTAATTATCCAATTCAACGGACGTTTTCTTTGGGGTTAAATCTAAGTTTTTAATTTTATAATGACAGAATGATGAAACGTATATATTTATTTTTTTTATCAGTGTCTTTTCTTATCACGGGTTGTGATTATTTGGATATGGTGCCAGAAGATGATATAAAAACTGTTGAAACAGTTTTTGAACAGCGAAAGGATGCTGAGAAGTGGTTGCTTGGTACATATACTGCAACTAAAGATTTAGCTACTAATGTAGCAAAAAATGTTGCTTATTTTGGAACGGATGAGGTTACTACGGGTGAGTATATTCGGAATAGAGGATATGGGGGATTTAAGATAAGTGAAGGATTACAGATGTCTCAAGAACCATATGGAAATGTTTGGGATAACGTGGGTAGTTCTTCTGGATTGTTGTATTACCAGATTCTGCGTAATATTAATATATTTATTGAAAATATAGATGCGGTATATAATATGACAGATGTGGAAAAACGGCAATGGAAGGCAGAAGCAAAAGCTTTAAAAGCTTATGTGTATTTTGATTTAGTGCGTCATTATGGCCCCATTGTACTTGTTCCCAAGAATCTTTCCGTAGATATTGATATGTCTGAATTACGCCAGCAACGTGTTCATGTTGATACTTGCTTTAATGCGCTCGTGCGTTTGTGTGATGAAGCTGCTAAAGATTTATTATTAGGAAATCAAAAACCGTTTGACCGTAAACCGTTTTTTAGTAAAGAGGCGACATTGGCATTAAAAGCGAGAGCTTTACTTTATGCGGCATCTCCGCTTTTTAATGGAAATGAATTTTATTCTGATTTTTTGGATAAAGAAGGTAAGCCGCTTTTTAGCACGAGCTATGATCATGAGAAGTGGCATTTGGCGGCATTGGCTGCTGATGAGGCTGTAAGAGTGGCAGTGGAAGCAGGACATGCATTGTGTTCCGGTACTATTAGTAATCATTCTGAGGTTCTGAATCATATGGAGGATATCGAAAAAAGTGTTATTTCAGATTTTGATAATCAAGAATTTATTTTAGAATGGAAAAGTGTTGCGGGTTTCTCGGAATTACTACTTCCTCGTCTAAGGCCTGAAGATACAGAACATTTTAACTCAGCCGTTCTTGGGAGTTTATCTCCCTCATTGAAAATGGTTGAAATGTATTATACAGATAAAGGGTTACCGATAGATATGGATAAAACATGGAATTATTCTTCTCGGTATTATATGGGAATGGAAAGTGATCCCGATTATACTGATATTGTATTGACGAATGCTGATGTTTTGCAATTGCATTTGCGGCGTGAACCTCGTTTTTATGCTTGTATTGCGGCAGATCGCACGAAATGGCAAAGAGGGCCTAAAGGCCAAGAAATTAATTACAATTTAACGGTTGAGGCTTATAAGGGAGAGAGTTTTGGTTCTCAGTATGACATCGTTTCTAGTACTGTTGCTCAAAATATAAACGGATATTGGTGGAAAAAATTCTTAGAGTCAGAATTAACAACAAAAGAATATGTGGTTAGTGCTAATAGAACATTGCCTATTATTCGGTTAGCAGAACTTTACTTGATGCAGGCAGAAGCTTGGAACGAGTATTTAGAAAAACCAGATGCTAGAGTTTACTCTCCGCTTAACAAAGTTCGGGAAAGAGCTGGAATTCCTGATGTTGTTACAGCGTGGAAGTCGTATTCGAATAATCCGGAGAAAGTGGATAATAGAGATGGGATGCGCGATATTATTCAGCGTGAGATTAATCTTGAATTTGCTCTTGAAGGACACCGTTTTTGGAATTTGCGTCGTTGGAAAACTGCTCATATAGAATTGAACGAGAAACAATATGGTTGGAATGTCTTGGGAGAAAATGCACAAGCGTTTTATAATGATTATAATGGTCCCGTGATTGTGTGGAGTAAATGTAAATTTACAGCGCCACGTGATTATTTATTTCCGATAAAGGCTGAAGAAGTATTAATGTCTAGTCTTGTCCAAAATCCTGGGTGGTAGTATGTTTGTTAATAAAAATCATATTAAATCTTTAATTATGAAATATACTCTATATTTTATTATACTATTGTTTTTAGGGGGATGTCATGATGATAATAAATTTTTTGATGTCATGATGAAGAAAGAAAATATTCGTTTTGAACCAATACCTGGAGGTGCGGTGATGTTTTATACTTTACCTGTTGGGGAGGATGTTTTTGGAATTCAACTTCGTTATCGTGACGCTAGGGGAGAGGAAGTGTTGAAAGTGGGTAGTTATGTAGGGGATTCATTAGTTATTGATGGGTTTAATGAGTCAGAAAAGAATGTGCCTGCTCGTGTTTCTCTTGTTGATAGAAATAATAATGAATCGAAAGCTATAGATGTGGTGTTTGATACCGAAGAATCTGCTGCTTGTTCTTTCTTTAATGGTGCAGAAGTTTTACCTTATTGGAATGGTTTTCAAGTAAAATATGGAGCTTCTCGTCAGACATCGGGAATGGTTCATGTTATGTACTTGGGCACTAATCCTATTACACAAAAAAGTGATACAATCTTATTGAAAAGTTTTCCAATCACCTTAAGTGGAGATACGTTAGAGTTTGTATTGCAACAGAAATTGGATAAGGCTACAGTAGTTCTCCGCACGGAAGATTATCGTGGCTATCGTGTCAAACAGAAGATTTGGAAGGATGTTGATATTTATTCTGTAGAAGAGTTACAACTTACTGAAATGAATTTTATCGATAAAGATGGTTGTTCAGTAGAGAATGAGAAAGAAAAGATTGGAGCTAAATATTTGTTTGATGGTGATACAAAGGGAGAACAACGATTGAAAGCTGGAAAGATTCCTGAACTTTACTCGTTCTTAGGAGGTCCTATGATTCAAAATAAAAGTTTAATATTTGATTTGGAACAAGAACGGACTCCAGCTTTTATAAGGATTTATGGAACTTTAAAGAGTCTTGGTTGGCCATTGTTTAGTACTCAATATACATCTTCAGTATATGAAATATTTCGGGGAGTGTATGATGATAAATTACCTTGTAATGTAATTTTATATGGTAGTAATGATAAAAATGGGGATAATTGGGTTGAATTGGGATCTTTTTCTCAAGATTCGGAAACACTTACTAAAAATCGATGGTCTGAACGTTGTACTAGTCAAAAAAATCAGAATTTTGTCGGTTATTTAACTGAAGAAGAGTTGGTCGGTGCAACCCCTGCTTATTTGGAAATTCAATTACCTTGTGATGATAACATGGTGAAATATCGTTATATGAAATTGGAAATCAAAGAGTTGTTTAAATATGTGTTTTTTAGTGGTTCTACTCCGGTCATAACTGTTATAAATACAGAAAATTATGTAGCAATTCAGGAATTGGAAATTTATGTAAAAAGAGATTAGCAATGAAAAGAGTAAAGTATATAATGTATTTGGGAATTTTACTTGCTTTATTGGCGGGTTGCAATGAAACTTTAGAAGATACGTATAGTGATTATGCTGGAGATGGGAAAATTCGTTATGTAGGTAAATGTTCCGAAATGTTGGTAAAGCCCGGTTGGCGCCGTTTGAAGGTAGATTGGGTAAATAGCATGGATATTATGGTTGATAAAATTAAAGTTTCATGGGAAGCAGATGGAATGAAACATGATACGTTATTAACTAGTGATATGACTTCATGTGATATTAGAAATCTTGCTGATAATACTTATCGTATAGATGTTTGTGCAATAGATAAGAATGGAAATGAATCTTTGCCTATTACGGATTATGCTAGACCTTATTCGTATGAGCATGAGGCGGTACGTTCTTTTTCGAGAATAATTTCAAAACATTATTTTATAGATAATAATTTAGTATTCTTTATAGATAACTGGAATGATAGTATCGTTGAGGCAAAACTTTGTTATACAGATATCTATAATAAAAAGAAAGAACATTTGTTGGTGAAAGAGGAGGCTCAACAGGGGCTGATTCATTTGGAAGGTGTAAATACAAAAGAACCGATAATTGTCACTCGTAAAGGGAAATTGGAGGGATGTACGGATCTTATCACATTTGCTGATTATTCATTAACAAATGAAAGGATATACTCTTCGGATTTTAAAGTTGTATTGCAACAACGTTATGGACTAAAAAATGAAAATGAAGAACAGAAACTGCTTTTTGATCGTTTTG
Proteins encoded in this region:
- a CDS encoding sigma-70 family RNA polymerase sigma factor yields the protein MELLFDAYYKPLVVWADTFLRDVNMAEDVVQDFFFSIWNNKVYLNFFPSTLASLLYVSVRNRCLNRMDKQDVFHHAVDLDHVDLAFEEYNENHDAIVSKVLDEIALLPERSRDVVNGVFVEGLKYREVAERYGISVSTVKTLLGLSVKKLRERLNEELFAGFLLFFCTRK
- a CDS encoding FecR family protein; this translates as MRNGLLDQETEERLLAYFNGELDEEGRFAVEQWLNDSPENKKVYHQLEKDALFIRWANREQKVHVEDREAMLFRQIRRAKIRKIGFRVAASVAVLVALGGVYLFMSTPAKENMLAENTPIIRANYPQARLVLSTGEVIDLTKNTDNIVEKDGSVVAIDTNKALVYNQSGNVETEKPIYNKVIVPRGGEFFLTLSDGTGVWLNAESELEYPVKFTSGERHVKLKGEAYFSVKKDTTKPFFVTSGAYRLRVYGTEFNMNTYHKERIQVVLVNGAVGFRANASTPERRLKPNQLGEANEITGEVEIKDVDVYSYIAWKNQDVVFVNERLESIMEKIERWYDVSVFFQNDSLKDVRFYGNVQRYADIRDLLFFLEKTSDVHFSVKDRTIIVSNK
- a CDS encoding TonB-dependent receptor gives rise to the protein MKKKKGSCYFFGKAREKVWQMMKLRMVLIIFLVGLTSLPTMAQDQTVTLKLTDVNLYELFDAIRKQTGLRFLYNAEQMKEVPKVSVDVKNKKVKDVLTEVLTGTPLTFEYNKGVVTLKERKATEKPQVKLITITGRVVDEKGNPIPGATVLIQGTTQGVATDVEGAYTINVRPDDALRVSFIGYKTEVVEIKGKTKINIRLNPTAENIEEVTVVAFGEQKKESVVAAITTVNPEALRSSSSDLTTQFAGKIPGMIAWQTGGLPGALTEEEMNTKFYIRGITSFQSRANIDPLILIDGVESSKLDLARIAPEDIESFSVMKDASATAMYGARGANGVILVTTKKGEEGSVYTSLRYEAIASMPTREIEVVDPVTYMKMYNQAIMTRNPNATPEYSVERIERTNNPNYPSFVYPANDWYKILFKDYSINHHMGLNIRGGSRVIQYYASLNYIRDEGMLKTEKLNQFDCNVKNNTMTFRANLNIDLSAGIRLLLSSSASLDKYHGPLQNVQDIYYQAFTASPVNFAVIYPADETYNWPHIRFGMSAAGGNNPYMNLHKGYMDRSRYSATVRAEYIQNLSQLLKGLEVRASVSLNRTGYYTTPFQTKPFLYRLDSYDFETGKHKLYPLNAVTAERTLSAVRGDDTQATQTTYEIRGLHTAAWGEHQTSLTGVFNMQESTGSPVAGVLEAIPHRNMGLAMRGTYGFRDRYFLEASFGYNGSERFDKGHQWGFFPAVGMAWIASKENFLAGASKWLSFLKFRLSWGEVGNDGIISSPRFTHLPTLSLETVTDPRPNRGNFDRDRLVSYPNSKIKWEIAEQVNLGIETKLFNGLFEVNADIYQEIRHNIIDYRITMPATVGLEKYQLANVGKARSRGIDLSGKIQHAFSNDFWIILNGTFTYSKAVYLEIEEAIDKPSWQRKKGKEISQSIGYIAEGLFQDQAEIDNSPVQGGDIMPGDIRYRDLNEDGVIDVRDATYIGFPETPRVIYGFSGFINYKNFEFNFAFQGSGKRGFFMDPMQINPFVGDRAMLKEIYNDHWSEDNMKEHPFWPRLSTQSINVHNPQENWAASKEVRKSTYFMRECSFLRCTSIELAYNMPQRLMQKIKMQNLKFYARVNNPFIISNFKIWDVELGNSGFNYPIQRTFSLGLNLSF
- a CDS encoding RagB/SusD family nutrient uptake outer membrane protein, which translates into the protein MMKRIYLFFLSVSFLITGCDYLDMVPEDDIKTVETVFEQRKDAEKWLLGTYTATKDLATNVAKNVAYFGTDEVTTGEYIRNRGYGGFKISEGLQMSQEPYGNVWDNVGSSSGLLYYQILRNINIFIENIDAVYNMTDVEKRQWKAEAKALKAYVYFDLVRHYGPIVLVPKNLSVDIDMSELRQQRVHVDTCFNALVRLCDEAAKDLLLGNQKPFDRKPFFSKEATLALKARALLYAASPLFNGNEFYSDFLDKEGKPLFSTSYDHEKWHLAALAADEAVRVAVEAGHALCSGTISNHSEVLNHMEDIEKSVISDFDNQEFILEWKSVAGFSELLLPRLRPEDTEHFNSAVLGSLSPSLKMVEMYYTDKGLPIDMDKTWNYSSRYYMGMESDPDYTDIVLTNADVLQLHLRREPRFYACIAADRTKWQRGPKGQEINYNLTVEAYKGESFGSQYDIVSSTVAQNINGYWWKKFLESELTTKEYVVSANRTLPIIRLAELYLMQAEAWNEYLEKPDARVYSPLNKVRERAGIPDVVTAWKSYSNNPEKVDNRDGMRDIIQREINLEFALEGHRFWNLRRWKTAHIELNEKQYGWNVLGENAQAFYNDYNGPVIVWSKCKFTAPRDYLFPIKAEEVLMSSLVQNPGW
- a CDS encoding DUF4959 domain-containing protein, which produces MMKKENIRFEPIPGGAVMFYTLPVGEDVFGIQLRYRDARGEEVLKVGSYVGDSLVIDGFNESEKNVPARVSLVDRNNNESKAIDVVFDTEESAACSFFNGAEVLPYWNGFQVKYGASRQTSGMVHVMYLGTNPITQKSDTILLKSFPITLSGDTLEFVLQQKLDKATVVLRTEDYRGYRVKQKIWKDVDIYSVEELQLTEMNFIDKDGCSVENEKEKIGAKYLFDGDTKGEQRLKAGKIPELYSFLGGPMIQNKSLIFDLEQERTPAFIRIYGTLKSLGWPLFSTQYTSSVYEIFRGVYDDKLPCNVILYGSNDKNGDNWVELGSFSQDSETLTKNRWSERCTSQKNQNFVGYLTEEELVGATPAYLEIQLPCDDNMVKYRYMKLEIKELFKYVFFSGSTPVITVINTENYVAIQELEIYVKRD
- a CDS encoding DUF4998 domain-containing protein; translated protein: MKRVKYIMYLGILLALLAGCNETLEDTYSDYAGDGKIRYVGKCSEMLVKPGWRRLKVDWVNSMDIMVDKIKVSWEADGMKHDTLLTSDMTSCDIRNLADNTYRIDVCAIDKNGNESLPITDYARPYSYEHEAVRSFSRIISKHYFIDNNLVFFIDNWNDSIVEAKLCYTDIYNKKKEHLLVKEEAQQGLIHLEGVNTKEPIIVTRKGKLEGCTDLITFADYSLTNERIYSSDFKVVLQQRYGLKNENEEQKLLFDRFVDTVTVLEFDYDLVSFEDLFYCSNLKKIVCGKNRYLSGLNPNSVDISTLDNETRSLECLDLLNKVRGLQVDQYNEHYFNISRPYINKKGNPTLPNLNYIQGDDIVSIKDLSVKGDSEDAQELVNLLDNNPDTWWEPSVATSPRTHEILITLKEVQVIKGIKVVQRLYRPTSSSQKYYVSDKITIEVSSDNVSWTPMCYMRENMLGIGSGESTLIPMAEPHAVKYIKATLSDRMHNSSLNFNMTLSGLIPYK